One Nonomuraea angiospora DNA segment encodes these proteins:
- a CDS encoding ROK family transcriptional regulator, producing MRGDLGNPRLLRVLNERRLLDHLQEHGPAGRTDLAKITGLSKPTVSAALAGLEEDGLVHVVGEVSGRPGPVTSLYDVNAAASHVAGVDIGRDWIRVAIADLRGTLVGRRDGRNTALTSAELAVLVGELCRLAADEAVVDWDAVACAVVGSPGVYDPELGRLEFAPNLPGPDLAERLRAAMGADLVIENDINLATVGEHVHGAGRGKSNFALVSIGTGVGMGIVINGELYVGARGAAGEVSYVPAAEDPAPSAGDALAHGATEAVTAAPGVVRRARAAGLRLETAKKIFDAAAEGDAVARSVVESEGRRIGELLVAVAAVLDPEVIVLGGGVGRNLDLLGEAIEARIAELGPLRPSVVASTLGDSGVLLGAVAHARTRAWDLIFDARLP from the coding sequence ATGCGGGGAGACCTGGGTAATCCGCGCCTGCTGCGCGTGCTGAACGAGCGCCGCCTGCTCGACCATCTTCAGGAGCACGGCCCCGCCGGACGTACCGACCTGGCCAAGATCACCGGCCTGTCGAAGCCCACGGTGTCCGCGGCCCTGGCCGGGCTGGAGGAGGACGGGCTCGTTCACGTCGTCGGCGAGGTCTCCGGCCGCCCGGGGCCGGTCACGTCCCTGTACGACGTCAACGCCGCCGCCAGCCACGTCGCCGGCGTCGACATCGGGCGGGACTGGATCAGGGTCGCCATCGCCGACCTGCGCGGGACCCTCGTCGGCCGCAGGGACGGGCGCAACACCGCCCTCACCTCCGCCGAGCTGGCCGTCCTGGTCGGAGAGTTGTGCCGGCTCGCCGCCGACGAGGCGGTCGTCGACTGGGACGCCGTCGCCTGCGCCGTCGTCGGCTCGCCCGGCGTGTACGACCCGGAGCTCGGCCGCCTTGAGTTCGCCCCCAACCTGCCCGGCCCCGACCTGGCCGAGCGCCTGCGCGCCGCGATGGGGGCCGACCTCGTCATCGAGAACGACATCAACCTGGCCACCGTCGGCGAGCACGTGCACGGGGCGGGACGCGGCAAGTCCAACTTCGCGCTGGTGTCCATCGGCACCGGCGTCGGGATGGGCATCGTGATCAACGGCGAGCTGTACGTGGGCGCCCGGGGAGCGGCGGGGGAGGTCTCGTACGTGCCCGCGGCCGAGGACCCGGCGCCATCGGCCGGTGACGCCCTGGCCCACGGCGCCACGGAGGCGGTGACCGCCGCCCCCGGGGTGGTCCGCAGGGCCCGCGCCGCCGGGCTGCGCCTGGAGACGGCCAAGAAGATCTTCGACGCGGCGGCCGAGGGCGACGCCGTCGCCCGCTCGGTGGTGGAGTCCGAGGGCCGCCGCATCGGCGAGCTGCTGGTGGCGGTGGCGGCCGTGCTGGATCCGGAGGTGATCGTGCTCGGCGGCGGCGTGGGCCGCAACCTGGACCTCCTGGGGGAGGCCATCGAGGCCCGCATCGCCGAGTTGGGCCCGCTGCGGCCGTCGGTGGTGGCCAGCACGCTGGGCGACAGCGGCGTCCTGCTGGGCGCGGTGGCTCACGCCAGGACCCGCGCCTGGGACCTCATCTTCGACGCCCGCCTCCCCTGA
- a CDS encoding sugar ABC transporter substrate-binding protein, with the protein MHRAWRSIPVAAVLLAAACGNAGNSTGATTTTTQGQGGRTIALFLPESKTTRYEAFDRPLFEAKVKSLCPDCKILYSNAEQDAPKQQQQVEAALTQQADVLVLDAVDANAVAPLVNQAKQKKVPVIAYDRLISGIDYAYYVSFNNVRVGEMQGQALLDAMTARGTAAKGQIVMIHGSPTDPSSADYKKGAKSVLDGKVKVGREFDTPDWSPDKAQQEMEQAITALGKDTVTGVLSANDGMAGGAIAAMKRAGYKQLPPITGQDAELAAVQRILTGEQYMTIYLDIRAEAEKSAELAVALAKGEQPVAPAKVNNGAADIPAFLLDPIPVTADKVKDTIVKDGFYTAAQLCTGEVKAACEKQGIE; encoded by the coding sequence ATGCACCGAGCATGGCGATCAATCCCTGTCGCGGCGGTCCTCCTGGCCGCCGCCTGCGGAAACGCCGGGAACAGCACCGGCGCCACCACCACGACCACGCAGGGCCAGGGCGGCAGGACGATCGCGCTCTTCCTGCCCGAGTCCAAGACCACCCGGTACGAGGCATTCGACCGCCCGCTGTTCGAGGCGAAGGTCAAGTCGCTCTGCCCCGACTGCAAGATCCTCTACAGCAACGCCGAGCAGGACGCTCCCAAGCAGCAGCAACAGGTCGAGGCCGCGCTCACCCAGCAGGCCGACGTGCTCGTGCTCGACGCCGTGGACGCCAACGCCGTGGCTCCCCTGGTGAACCAGGCCAAGCAGAAGAAGGTCCCGGTCATCGCCTACGACCGGCTGATCTCCGGCATCGACTACGCGTACTACGTCTCGTTCAACAACGTACGGGTGGGCGAGATGCAGGGCCAGGCCCTGCTCGACGCCATGACCGCCAGGGGCACGGCGGCGAAGGGCCAGATCGTGATGATCCACGGCTCCCCCACCGACCCCAGCTCGGCCGACTACAAGAAGGGCGCCAAGAGCGTGCTGGACGGGAAGGTGAAGGTCGGCAGGGAGTTCGACACGCCGGACTGGAGCCCCGACAAGGCGCAGCAGGAGATGGAGCAGGCCATCACCGCGCTGGGCAAGGACACCGTCACGGGCGTGCTGTCCGCGAACGACGGCATGGCGGGCGGCGCGATCGCGGCCATGAAGCGCGCGGGCTACAAGCAGCTCCCGCCGATTACCGGCCAGGACGCCGAGCTGGCCGCCGTCCAGCGCATCCTCACCGGCGAGCAGTACATGACCATATATCTGGACATCAGGGCGGAGGCGGAGAAGTCCGCCGAGCTCGCCGTCGCCCTCGCCAAGGGCGAGCAGCCCGTCGCCCCCGCCAAGGTCAACAACGGCGCGGCCGACATCCCGGCCTTCCTCCTCGACCCCATCCCCGTCACGGCCGACAAGGTCAAGGACACGATCGTCAAGGACGGCTTCTACACCGCCGCCCAGCTCTGCACGGGCGAGGTCAAGGCCGCCTGCGAGAAGCAGGGCATCGAGTAG
- a CDS encoding ATP-binding cassette domain-containing protein, giving the protein MLSATGISKRYGAVQALDGARLDLRPGEVVALMGDNGAGKSTLVKAISGVVTPDSGTITVDGSPVRIANPHDAQALGVSTVYQDLALCENLDVVANLFLGTERRRGSLLRHIAMERATRDLLGQLDVRIRDIRVPVAMLSGGQRQSVAIARALIGEPRLVILDEPTAALGVEQTAQVLALIGRLRERGLAVLVISHNLADVRAVSDRVVVLRLGRNAGEFTTATASQEEIVAAITGAGA; this is encoded by the coding sequence ATGCTCTCGGCGACAGGCATCTCCAAACGGTACGGAGCGGTCCAGGCGCTCGACGGGGCCCGCCTGGACCTGCGCCCCGGCGAGGTCGTGGCCCTCATGGGCGACAACGGCGCGGGCAAGTCCACGCTGGTCAAGGCCATCTCGGGGGTCGTGACGCCGGACAGCGGCACGATCACCGTGGACGGCTCGCCGGTCAGGATCGCCAACCCGCACGACGCGCAGGCCCTCGGCGTCTCGACCGTCTACCAGGACCTCGCGCTCTGCGAGAACCTCGACGTCGTGGCCAACCTCTTCCTGGGCACCGAGCGCCGCCGCGGCTCGCTGCTGCGCCACATCGCCATGGAACGCGCGACCCGCGACCTCCTCGGCCAGCTCGACGTGCGCATCAGGGACATCAGGGTGCCGGTCGCCATGCTGTCGGGCGGCCAGCGGCAGTCGGTGGCCATCGCCAGGGCGCTCATCGGCGAGCCGCGGCTGGTCATCCTCGACGAGCCCACGGCGGCCCTGGGGGTCGAGCAGACGGCGCAGGTGCTGGCGCTGATCGGGCGGCTGCGCGAGCGCGGGCTCGCGGTGCTGGTCATCTCGCACAACCTCGCCGACGTGCGCGCGGTGAGCGACCGCGTCGTGGTGCTGCGGCTGGGCCGCAACGCCGGTGAGTTCACCACCGCCACCGCCTCCCAGGAGGAGATCGTGGCCGCGATCACGGGGGCAGGGGCATGA